From a single Lolium rigidum isolate FL_2022 chromosome 7, APGP_CSIRO_Lrig_0.1, whole genome shotgun sequence genomic region:
- the LOC124669892 gene encoding G-type lectin S-receptor-like serine/threonine-protein kinase At4g27290, with product MRPNDDQLLLLLTCTFLLCTQTLGADTLEKGQNLTDGATLISDGGGSFTLGFFSPGVSTKRYLGIWFSVSNDTVYWVANRVNPLVDRSGMLVFNDAGSLVLLDGSRRPVWSSEMSGGASAVAAQLLESGNLVVRNGSSDAYLWQSFDSPSDTLLPGMKLGKYSWSRTVWTLTSWRSADDPSPGDYSRTLEGAGMPELVLWQGNAKTYRTGPWNGVYFNGVPEATGYSQWYRLYVTGSGTDTTYGYTALPGAPLTRVVVNHTGVAQRLVWEASSRAWIPLFTGPNGECDNYGRCGPFGLCNPSVASSRCGCIPGFSRKSSSSLKFADGCGRDADLDCPTDGFMVVPGVKLPDTHNATVATGVTLEQCKARCKANCSCLACAAAYIQEEGSDSSGCIMWADTIVDVRFSDKGQDLYVRLSISEFGGGKSFPIALVVAPVASAVTVLLVVFLIWWRMRRRILGAIPQNPSIAVHSVNLATLKHVTGNFSETNIIGQGGFGVVYKAQLADGRMIAVKRLKQSALTRKGKKDFAREVEVMAGLRHGSLLRLLAYCSQGKERILVYEYMQNKSLNIYIFGTTEIRASLNWTRRLEIIHGIAHGVAYLHGGSDKSVIHRDLKPGNILLDDEWKAKIADFGTAKLFAIDQTGPDQTIVVSPGYAAPEYAQRGEMTLKCDVYSFGVIILETLSGQRNGSTQRLLSHVWGLSEQNKVMELLDIAMVLPHPDSEHEILSELKRCIDVGLLCVQQTPGDRPAMPAIVAMLTNKTSHIDRPRNPTMDSTATRSSRDHETDLSISSTIDLT from the exons ATGAGGCCAAACGACGACCAGCTCCTCCTCCTGTTGACATGCACCTTCCTCCTTTGCACCCAAACCTTGGGTGCTGACACGCTCGAGAAAGGACAGAACCTCACCGACGGTGCGACGCTCATCTCGGATGGCGGCGGCTCCTTCACCCTGGGCTTCTTCTCTCCCGGCGTGTCCACCAAGAGGTACCTTGGCATATGGTTCTCGGTGTCAAACGACACCGTTTACTGGGTAGCCAACCGCGTCAACCCCCTCGTCGACAGGTCCGGCATGCTGGTGTTCAAcgacgccggcagcctcgtcctGCTCGACGGCTCCCGCCGGCCGGTTTGGTCTTCTGAAATGTCCGGCGGTGCTTCCGCCGTGGCAGCTCAGCTTCTGGAGTCGGGCAACCTTGTCGTGCGCAACGGCAGCAGCGACGCCTACCTGTGGCAATCGTTCGACTCTCCGTCCGACACCTTGCTGCCGGGCATGAAGTTGGGCAAGTACTCTTGGTCCAGAACCGTGTGGACACTGACATCGTGGCGATCGGCGGACGACCCGTCTCCGGGGGACTATAGCCGGACCCTGGAGGGGGCCGGGATGCCGGAGCTGGTGCTATGGCAGGGCAACGCGAAGACGTACCGTACGGGGCCCTGGAACGGAGTCTACTTCAACGGCGTCCCGGAGGCAACGGGGTACTCGCAATGGTACCGGCTGTACGTGACCGGCAGCGGGACGGACACAACCTACGGGTACACCGCCTTGCCCGGCGCGCCGCTGACTCGCGTCGTGGTGAACCACACCGGCGTGGCGCAACGGCTGGTGTGGGAGGCGAGCAGCCGGGCGTGGATCCCCCTCTTCACGGGACCGAATGGCGAGTGCGACAACTACGGCAGGTGCGGGCCGTTCGGCCTCTGCAACCCCAGCGTGGCGTCGTCGCGCTGCGGCTGCATCCCAGGGTTCAGCCGCAAGTCATCGTCGTCTTTGAAGTTCGCTGACGGGTGTGGACGAGACGCGGACCTGGACTGCCCGACGGACGGCTTCATGGTGGTGCCGGGGGTGAAGCTTCCCGACACGCATAATGCCACCGTGGCCACCGGTGTCACCCTGGAGCAGTGCAAGGCGAGGTGCAAAGCCAACTGCTCGTGCTTGGCTTGCGCCGCCGCCTATATACAAGAAGAAGGTAGCGACAGTTCGGGCTGCATCATGTGGGCGGATACCATTGTTGATGTTCGTTTCAGCGACAAAGGGCAGGATCTCTACGTGAGGCTGTCAATATCCGAATTTG GTGGTGGGAAAAGCTTCCCGATTGCACTTGTTGTGGCACCTGTAGCTTCTGCTGTTACTGTTCTTCTGGTCGTCTTCCTGATCTGGTGGAGAATGAGGCGCAGAATACTAg GTGCTATTCCTCAAAATCCATCCATAGCTGTTCATTCGGTTAATCTTGCTACTTTAAAGCATGTCACTGGAAATTTCTCCGAAACTAACATTATCGGTCAAGGTGGATTCGGTGTTGTTTATAAG GCCCAGCTGGCTGATGGAAGAATGATTGCGGTCAAGAGGCTTAAACAATCAGCTCTCACCAGGAAAGGCAAAAAAGATTTCGCTAGAGAAGTGGAAGTAATGGCCGGGCTCCGGCATGGGAGTCTACTTCGTCTCCTTGCTTACTGCAGCCAGGGCAAGGAGCGGATACTCGTGTACGAATACATGCAGAACAAGAGCCTCAACATCTACATATTTG GAACAACTGAAATTCGTGCTTCACTGAACTGGACAAGAAGACTGGAAATAATCCATGGAATCGCGCATGGTGTCGCCTACCTTCATGGAGGATCTGACAAGAGCGTAATCCACAGGGATCTAAAACCAGGCAACATTCTCTTAGACGACGAATGGAAGGCCAAGATTGCAGACTTTGGTACTGCAAAATTGTTCGCAATTGATCAAACGGGGCCAGATCAGACAATTGTAGTTTCCCC GGGATATGCAGCCCCGGAGTATGCGCAGCGAGGAGAGATGACATTGAAATGTGATGTCTATAGCTTTGGAGTTATCATCTTAGAGACTCTCAGCGGACAAAGGAATGGCAGCACTCAGAGGCTCCTTTCACAT GTATGGGGATTGTCGGAGCAGAACAAGGTAATGGAGCTTCTCGACATAGCAATGGTGTTGCCTCATCCTGATTCTGAGCATGAGATCTTGTCCGAGCTGAAACGGTGCATCGATGTTGGACTTCTATGCGTCCAACAAACACCAGGAGACCGACCAGCCATGCCTGCCATTGTTGCCATGCTAACAAACAAGACTTCACATATTGATCGTCCACGAAATCCGACAATGGATAGCACTGCCACGCGTTCGTCCCGTGATCATGAGACGGACCTCTCGATTTCCAGTACAATTGATCTGACATAA